From the Anoplolepis gracilipes unplaced genomic scaffold, ASM4749672v1 Contig27, whole genome shotgun sequence genome, the window TTTTTTCATCTACTGATCAGTACGTATTGCTCCTGTGGTCAGGGGACAGGTCTGCTCTGCCAGGGGAAAAGAATAAAGCCTGGAAAAAGCTAAAATCTCAAAAGAAGATTGAGGAGGAATTAAAAAACTCTCCGGCAGCTGATGTCTGCGCAGAGATTCTCACCGCAACACAGGCGGTGGAGAAGGTGACGAAGGTCTCCAAGAATCTCAAAGGAGACCTCGTCAGGCTTCTTAAGGAAGCCGTGCTGGTGACCTCTGCGGGGGCGGTTACCCTAGCCAGTAGGGGAAGCATGTCCTCCGATGAAGTAAGGAGGCAATTGGAAGAGACCAAGGCTCAGTTTGGGGCCCTCATTAAGGAAAATACCAAACTGAGAAGGGACGTCGAAGAATTGAAGGGAGCGAGCGGTTCTCTTCAGCGCCAAATAGAGGAGTTAACGCGGAGAGAGACCGCGCTTAAAGAGGAGAATGTACTCCTAAGAAAAAGAGTGGAGGAAGGGACACCCATCAGGAGGAAAGAACCTCCCCTGGAGGTGGCTTCAAATACCCCTACCCCTGCCCCTCGTACAAAGAGCAAAGAGGGTATGGgggtaattaattatacgaaaGAAGGCTCCTGCGAGGAGATGGAAACCGAACCGCTCCTGGAGAAAAGGCCCCAGAAACTGACTCGGTGGCTCCCAAATTAATGGGGACAAACACATCCCCCGCGGGATCATCAAAGAGGGGAAGGtctcaaatataaaagaggaGGTAAGACTGGACAAAAGaaaggaggagaaaaaaaagggtGCGGCGAGGAAACTGGAGGTACCGCAACCCCAAAGTAAAAAACCGCCAATCTCCCTCTCGCTCATGGAGGAGAGGGAGATAAGAATTAAGGCCAACCCCGAGGTGGGCTGGAATGTGGGGGAGGTCGTGTCCAAGGCCCTTAAGATCATCAAAGGGCGGAAGTATCTCGGAGAGGGAGACCTGATAGAGGTCAGGTATGCCGAAAACCTCGCCTCGGGATCGACCTATGTGAGAGAGGATCATGGCTCCTCCAGAGGACAAAAGGAAAGAGGAGCGGGAACTAAAGCCGCCATGCTTAAAGGCGGGGGAGGACCCGTCCCAGGGCCGTCGCGGGCAGCCGACAAGGAGCGCTCACATATGCGGCGGCACTGGGAAGGAAAGGGAAACTGAGGATCAGGAAGGAGACCGCATTCCTGGCACCCCCGACAGGCAAGGTGAAGGGAAAGGAGAAGGGGGAGAAGAAGAGACCACTGCCACCTGAACTCCATGATGGGGGGAAAAAGAGAGCTGGTGCCCCCAGGCCGATAAGGGTCCCCCGCACTGCGGCGGTTGTCCTGACATGCCCGGATGGGCAGTACAGCGAAATGGTCCGCCATGCGAAAGGACAGATCGACCTGACTGAGCCCAATATTACAGAGATCAGGAACAGGAGGGCCCTGACAGTGGCGATTATATATGAAGTGGGAGGGGAGAGAGCCAGCCAAAAAGCTATGGCTCTTGCCTCCAAACTTAGGAAGGCGTTGGAGGGGGTGGAGGGAGTTAAAGTGTCCCTCCCTACCAAGACTGCGGAGCTCCTGTTCCGAGACCTGGACGACGTAGTCCAGACTTCGGAGGTAAGGGACGCAATCGCAGAAGTCGGTGGATGTGCTCACGGGGACATCAAGGTGGGGGCGATTCGAAGAGCCCCCAACGAGATGGGGTTGGCGTGGGCCAAATGCCCTGCAGCTGTCGCCAATTTGGTGGCGAAAGCTGGCAGAATCAGGGTTAGATGGGCCCACACCAGGGTTGAATTGCTGGAGGAGAGGCCCCTCCAGTGCTTTAAATGCCTGGGTAGGGAACACGTACAGTCTAGATGCACGGCAGCCGTGGAACGGAGATTCGGTTGCTTCCAGTGCGGGGAGGAGGGACACCGAGCGGACTGTAGGGCGGCGCCCAGATGTCCCATATGCGCGGATAGGGGGAAGCCGGCAAAACATAGGGCAGGGAATGCGGCCTGCCCCATAGCGCAGGGAGGCCGCATGTCTGGGCGAACTGCCGGGGCCCCTAGTGGGGAAACACGCAGGCCCGCAGGGGAGAGCCCTGGCGGAAAACCCTCCTCTATAAAGGGAGAAAGACCGGACGCGTCAAAGAGGGCAATGGATGTGGGAACTCCCACGCCTCACGGCGCGTCAACCCCTAGGTCGCAACcgaagaggaaaaaagaggGAGAATTGGAGAAAAAGGCCAAAGACCTTAACAATTCTTGCTCCTCACCCCCCAATAAGCAGCTAAAGGAGGGGGGAAGGAAATGGAGGGGAATGAGGAAACGAGGTGTGTCCCCGACATCAAAGAAGGGGAGAATACCCTGGAGGGGGTACCGCCGGTAACCGCCGGAGCAGCGGTAGCTGGGATGGTGGGTGAGACCGAGGCGAAGAAGAGAAACAAAGGGGAGGATGAggataaaattctctttcccTTAGAGTACCCCCCTGAAGGAGAGGGTACCAAATGAGAAAGGGGCCCTTAAAGCCCCTCTTCTTTAAAGGAATCGGAGGCAGGCCCgagtcaaaatttaaataataaataaatggcggCTTAGGTCCTGCAGGCAAATCTCAACCACGCCCGTCAGGCGCAAGATTTGTTTGTGCACACTCTGGCAGAGCGTAGTTGTGGTTTGGGCATTGCTGCGGAGCCGTACCAGATCCCCGAGCACCCTTCGTGGGTGGGGAACGATTTGGGCTCCGTAGCAATTACATGGAGGGCGGATGCTCCGGCCTCACTTCCCGCCACACTGGTGGGCAAGAGCAAAGGGTGGGTGGCGGTCAGGTGGGGACCCGTTTTGGTCGTCGGGGTCTACCTGCCGCCTAGCCTGGACCTCTCAGGATTTGCCAAAAGGTTGGACTCTCTTTCCGCTATCATCAGCGGGAGTGGAGTGGGACGGGTGGTAGTCTCGGGGGACTTTAACGCAAAATCGATGTCGTGGGGTTTCCCGAGAACGGACCGCCGAGGTGTCGCGGTCGAGGAGTGGGCCGTGACACTGGATTTAAGGCTGCTCAATGAGAGAGGAATAAGCACCTGCATACGGGAAAGGGGGGAGTCGGTGGTGAACCTTACCTGGGCATCCCCAGCGACCCTCAACAAGGTGCTAGGGTGGAGAGTGGCCACTGAGGTCGAGACATTGTCGGACCATAGGTACATAGTCTACGGCCTCGTGGTCACACCTGAGCAGGTGCTCCAGCGTCGACAGCTGAGAGAGACGCGACCTCTCCTAGGCGCTGGAGCACAAAGAAAATGAACGAGGACGCCTTTATGGCCTCGATTTTCTCAGCCACATGGTTGGGGAAAGGAAAACCGAAAGAAGCCAGTAAAGACATCGACCAGGAGGTTGAGTGGATCCGGGGCGTCATGTCTGAAGCATGTGATGCGTCAATGCCCCGGATCAAGGCTGGTCGACAAGGCTGTAGAGCGGCGTACTGGTGGAACGGGGAGATCGCGGAATTGCGACAATCCTCGGTCCACCAAAGGAGGATATACGCCCGGGCCAAGAAGAGGGATAGGCCGGTAGAGGTAGTGATAGGCCTCTACCAGGCGTACAGAGTGGCCTGGGACGCCCTACGCCTAGAGATCAAAAAGGCGAAAGCCAGGGCGTAGGACGAGCTCCTAGTGCAGTTAGAAGAGAACCCTTGGGCACGACCTTACCAGATGGTTCTCGGGAAGAGAGGGCCACCGGCTACGGAGACCCGGAAGCCCTGGACCGGGTGGTCGGAGGGCTCTTTCCCCCGTGCGAGAAGGAGGATACCCTCTCCCCCATCCTTACGGGGGAAGGACCCGAATGGTTGGAGGAGCTGAAGGTCTCGGGAGACTAAATGAAGAGGTGCAAGAGAAGACTCCGCGGCACCAAGGCCCCCGGACACGATGGCCTCCCTAGGAAAACGTGGAGTGGAGCCTTTGAGGTGATAGGTAGGCATCTCTCGCACCTGTATTCGGAGTGCCTCAGACTGGGAATCTTCCCTGAGAGGTGGAAAAGGGCCAATCTGGTCCTCTTGCACAAGGAAGGCAAAGACACGGAGACCTCCTCGTCGTTCAGGCCCATATGTCTGCTCGACGAGGCTGGCAAAATCCTGGAAAGGATAGTCGCCAATCGTTTCGTCAAGCACTTTGAAAGCATAGGGCCGAACTTGGATGACCGGCAGTACGGCTTCCGCGGTGGAAGATCAACCGTGGACGCAGTACTGAGGGTGCGCGCCTTTGCGGAAGCCGCGGTGCGGGAGGGCAGGGTGGCAATCGGCGTGTCTCTTGACATCTCGAAGGTGTATCCAAAGAGCCATGGCCTGCTTCAGCGTGCCGGGATACCTCCGCCGAATCATCCAATCGTACCTCAGCGACCGCTCCCTGCATTACACCAACAGGGATGCGGTAGAGGTTACGAGACGAGTGGGGTGTGGGGTTCCGCAGGGGTCGGTCATCGGACCACTCCTGTGGAACCTGGCCTTCGACGGGGTAATAAGGACGGCCATCCCCCCCGGCTGCACGGTCGTCTGCTACGCGGACGATACGATCGTGTTAGCCGAGGGAGAAAACGGAAGGGAGGCCTCGGCCCTAGCCACGGTAGCGACGGCGTGTATTACGCGGGCTATCAGGGAGTTGGGCCTGATGGTGGCGCCCCAGAAGACTGAGGCAATCATGTTCCGGCCAGGTGCCAGAGGTGTGCCGCCGAGCCTTCGGGTTATGGTGGAGGGGGTGGAGGTAAAGGTGGGAAATACCCTCAAATATCTGGGGCTACTCCTGGACAGTGGGTGGCGCTTCGCCGCGCACTTCGCCCAGTTAGCCCCCCGTCTGGAGAAAGCAGCTGCCGCGCTGGGCCGTCTACTTCCGAACCTGGGAGGTTCATACAGCCTCCTGACGGTCGAGTCAGGAGGCTGTATGAATGGATGGTCCACGCTATGATGCTGTACGGGGCACCCGTATGGGCCGAGGATATCAGCGACAACCAAAGGACTCTGGGCATTTTACACGGGGTCCAAAGGAAAATGGCATTACGGGTGATACGTGCCTACCGTACAGTGTCGTTTGAAGCGGCGACTTCTTTGGCGGGGATTCCTCCCGTGGAGCTTCTCGCGAGAATGTACACCGATGTGTACCGACGCATGCGAGGGCTTCGGGAGGCGGGGCGGAACATCGTCTGCCGGGCGAGGAGTGCAGTGGGGCGGCAACACCATAAGAAAATGCTGGAACGGTGGAAGCAGCAGTTGCTCTCTCCGTCTGGCAGAGCTGCGGGGCGTAGAGTGGTTGAGGCCATAGGGCCTCACTTAGAGGCCTagatagaaaagagaaagggaggaaTGACCTTCCGTATGACCCAGGTGTTTACGGGGCACGGCTATTTCGGTGAATATCTGGGCCGTATTGGGAAGGAACTTACGGGCAAGTGTCACCACTGCACCGACCCCCTGGACTCGGCGCAGCACACCCTGGAGGTATGTCCTGCGTGGGTAAAAAGCCTGGCGGAATTGTCCTTGGCCGTGAAAGAGGATCTAGCCATAGTAAAGACTATGGTAGGGGGGAGGATAAATGGAAGGCGGTGGCCTCCTTCTGTGGAGTAGTCCTCAGGACAAAGGAGGAGgcggagcgagaaagagagcaaaAAAGACGAGAGAAACGCCGGGAAAGGGAATGTGAGACTCCTCCTCCATCTTCTGGAAATTCGGGCGAGAACCTCCAACACCAGAGCCCCACCCTTGGAAGTCAACCACTAGTAAGTGGGCAGACAGACCTACGGGTTGAGGCAGGCAGTAGGGTGGGTATCGAAGTAGGACGAAGATGACGATAAAAGGGGCGACACGATCATCTTTCCCCCTAGGCGTCTCTTGTGTGGGAGAGACGCAGAGACGGAGGTTGGGGTAAGAAACGGATATTCCACCTCCGTCAACTGCaatctgaaaaaaagaagacccCGGCTGGTATCCCGGGGTCGTATTAGGGGAGGGATACTCCTTTAAAGGGTGCCCGCTGGACCTAGGTTCAAGTGTGTGTTTGTGAGACGGGCAGGGGAAGGGATAGTGCCGTTGGCGAGGCCCTCCTCCATGCATAAACCGTCTGGGAAGGATACCCGAAagggttttagtgggtattCCGGCGCACTCTATTAGCGCCGGcaagtcccacataccccggCCAACCAATACCAGGCCGGGGATACGTAAAGGCATTTCCccctcgaaaaaaaaaaaaaaaaaaaaggttaacctaacctaacctaacctaacctaacctaacctaggttaggttaggtccTCCACCCTCCTCGTCGTgcgccaccttgtcgtggtgaggaGGCTTAACCCTGAAACCCCATGGAACACCCACACGGCTCCGGCCAAGTTGGGTGAACCTCCAGGGTGGAAGGGGAACTAAGAGCGCACCGTACCCTTAGTAAGGGTACAAGGGGAGCCCAGCGACTCCTTTAGGGACTGCGCCCACCCCCTTGGGGGTGGTCTAAAGCGTGGACCCAATTGCTAGTAGGGGTAGGCGGCCCTAAATGCAATCGCCCGGTGGTACGGCACCGTTGGGGGAGGACTGCTCTCCGCCCGTGACACACCGCTGGGTGCTCCTGGCACATGAGGGTTTCCGCgcgtgtgggtgttcccgccGCGCGGCGTCCCTCGGGGAGATGTGGGTGCTGGCATGGGCCGGCGTCCCACAGTCGTGGGGCTCCATCTCGCGTGCAGGCGGCTCAGTGGGTTCTGCCCCTGAGTGCGCGCCGCGAGAGGAGCGGACGGGCCGATGGATCTCCGGAACTCCCGGACCCATCGGGCCGGGCCTCTTccgagccgctcggacgtttTCCGAGGTCGGGGTCGGGGAAACGGAGAAGGGCCGGCGCGAGCCGCACGGGCATAGCCCGACGGCGCCGGGTCGGCCCGGCCGTCGGACCCGATCGGACGTATTCCGAGGCAGCGTTCGACGGCGAGATGGAGCCCGacggtgcatcgcgaccgttTCCCTTCCGAAGCGGTGTATCGTCGGGGCCCTTTTGGCGGGAGGTAACTTCCGTCAAGGGCGCGTGCAAGCTGGTCGCCATGGCGGGTAAGACtgggccggggagcggcgacccagtcccaacCGTTCATGAGGCCCCCCGGGTGGCACCACCCGCTGCGGTATCCCGGAGGTCGGATGCCGGGAACCCCCGAAAGCCCATGGAGGCGTCAAAACCTCCATGGGTGAGTAAGGGACCGGGgaccagtgccggggatgtatatcccccggcccgtgtcgtatgtcacccccccgggggaacttggggccctgtcgtggagtgttgccggtcatgtttcgggacactctgcggCAGGTGAGGGTACACCCTGGGTGACGGAGCCGCAGCGGGGAGCGGGATTATTCGAAACaataaattctcaaaaaatcaAATCCAATAAGAAGACCAAGGCGGAACCCACCGCAGAATTGTCTGCGGACGGAGCGACTGAGGAGACCTTTAAAATCCCGGAAGTACCCGAGGACtctgagaagaaaaatatgcCTTCGTACCCAGGGCCATCGACATCTGGCGGCAAGCCTACCATCACGGCTATTCAGGATGGTAAGGCAGCGAGGGAGGCGTTAGAAAGGAGAtacctccaatttccaatGGCCAAAAAGACGAGCAAGTGCCCTCATAGCGCAAGGCATGTATGCCATAGCTGCCGAGTGAGCGGGAAAAGAAGCAAGTATACCGCTACAGGTATAACTCCCGCTCCTAGTGATGAGGACTCGGCGTTCCCAGCGGGATCACGCGCCAGTAGCGTGGCGGGTGATCCTGACGAGTACGAAGCAGGATCACACGCTGGTTCGTACTATGCTGGCTCGGAGGACGAGCAGTCCGACATCAGCTCCGTCAAGAGAGGCAGAGGAAGGCCCATCACCACGGGTGAAGGGACCAAAGAAAAAAGGGAGGCAAAGGCCAGAGCGAGGGAAGAggccagagagagaggggacacAGATTGGGCCCTAAGTGCCTCAATGCCCGATGGACAGGCCTGGGAGAGATGCCAGGACAACCAGAGGGTGGCGAGGGAGATGTTCCGCCACTCTCCGACACCGGCTGTGGTGTCCGACACGATAGCCAACTGCGTGACCATTTTTAAGAGTCTGCAGGTCTCCAGGAACATAAAGGGCCCACTAGAAGGGGAGATGAAGAAGGCAGTGGCGTCCATCATGGCTGCCACAGCAGTCCTTCATGATAGGACTACACAGTCCTCTCCGAGCAACGCTGAAGCGGAGGAACTTCGGCACCAATTGGAGCTCCTCAAAgccgagaaagaaaaggagacgaGCGAGCTCAAAAAGCAGATGGCGGAACTCGCCGATCAGGTAAAAGTGCTGACGAACCAGCTCAGTACTCGCCGATCGAAGAGGGAAGCATcacaaaaagtgaaaaggaGAAGGGGGGCAGGAAACGGAAAAGACGGAACCGCATTGAATCTGACCGGGATTCATATTCCGACAGCGGGGAGTGGCATTCTCTCAGGCTGAGGACGCCCCAAAATGTCTCCCCAAAAAAGACCGCCTTGAGAAGGGGCGGACTATCTCCGGCATGCGTGTCCCCGGGTCTGGCTGGTGACCCCTGCATGGAGGTAGAACCGCAGGCCGCGAGCGTAACGGAGGCACAGGGTCCCCTTTTGAGAGGATTCTTTCGACCCCTTCCTCCAATCACTCGCCCTCCAGTCCAGGGCGAGTTTGCAATACTTTACGAAGCCCTCAATCAACACCTACAAATCGGTGTTGACTTGAGGGGAAGAATGCTGCGATTCTTCGAAGCAACGAACGGGCAGGGGGAGGCGGTCCAATCTGCTTCCCTGAACGCACACACCCAGCCGCCAATGGGGAAGAAGGCCGAGGCTGAGATCCCCTCGCTAACTCAGCCCAAGAAGCAGGATACTGTTTCAGCCAAAAGCAGtcaagagaaggaaaaagcgtccaagaaaagaaagaagggaGAAGGCCAGATTCGTAACACCAAGATCTCTCCCCTTCCTCCTCTGCCGACACCCGCAGCCGCTAAGAAACCTGGAAGGAAATCTCGCCAAGATGCGGAACCCTCTAAGGCTCCACCCTCTGACGGAGGACCATTAGGCCCGGGGCCCTTCGACAAGAAGTCGACAGACCCCGGGACATATGGCTCCTCTCCGACCACTGAAACTTCGTGGAGCGTGGTGGTCGGACGTAAGGGAAAGAGGAAGGTAGGACagactcccctcccctccaaaACCGTACCCGTTGCTGTGGCCCGGTCACCGCCCAGTGAACAGGGTAAGCAGAGGCGGGGGCAGGTAAAGGGGGGAGAGAAACCCGGTAAAAGGAAGGTTCCCAAAACCTCGGCGGTCATGATAACTTGCCCAGAAGGGAAATATGGCGAGAACATGGCCGCCATCAGAAAGGAGGTTAAACTTGACCAACTGGGAATCAAGGAAGAAAGCCTCAAGATAAGGAAAGGCCTCACCGGAGCCTTAATCCTTGAGATTTCCGGTGAGGACAAGACACGCAAGGCGGGACAACTCGCCGAACGTGTGAGAGAGGTGACCGGGGACAACGAAGGGGTGCGAGTCACGTGCTTCCAAAAAATGGCCGACCTCCGCATTCGGGGGCTGGAGGACTCCCTTACCCGGGCGGAGATTGTTGCCGCAATCTCCGGGGAGGGTAAATGCGGGTTCTCAGATGTCAGGGTGGGAGCGTTTGTTAAGGCCCCCCGCACCGGCCTCAATACTGTGTTGGTGCAGTGTCCGATAGACGCGGCAAACAAATTGGCACAGATGGGTAAGGTATCGATATCGTGGTACAAATTACCCATCGAGCTGTTGCCGCGGCTCCCCCTCCGATGCTTTAAGTGCATGGAGGAGGGGCATGTGCAGCAGCAATGCGGCAGCGACCGATTCTGCGCCAACATGTGCTTCCGCTGCGGCAAAGAGGGCCACAAGGCCAACTCCTGCACAGAACAAAGAGTGCACTGCGCACTCTGTGCTGACTTTGGGGCACCCGCGGGGCACAGGATGGGGGGCATGAATTGCCACCCTCCGAAAAAACCCAACAGGAAGAAGGTCAAACAGATTCCTCCCTCCAAAAAACCCACCCTTTCGGTGGGAGAGGTAAAGGGGGGAATCGACAATGGGAACTCAATTCCGTCCCTGATGGAGGTCGTTGTGGGAGAAGTCCCACAAGCGAAACAAACGGTCCCAGCCGAGTCTGTGCCCGCGCCGATGTACACATCGGAGTGTCGCAAGCGGAGCGCGAACTCGGTCAGGGAAGAAAACGAAGAGGGCGCGGGGGGCAAAGAGCTTCGCTCCGACTCCCCCAAGCCCCGAAAAAAGCCACGCTTAGACCCTAAGCGTGGTAACGTAAAAGGAGACACCCTTACTACGGGCGCAATTGAGCCAGTGGGTAATATGACATCGGACACGGATGGAGCCCCCTTCCACGGCCCTGTGGAGGGGAGACTAAAACGACGGGGGCCCATCCTACATCAATGAGGGCCTGTAAATTTATACAGGCAAACATTAACCACGCTCGGCGGGCGCAGGACTTACTCCTGCAGACTATCGCCGAGCGTGGTATAGGAATGGCGATCGTGTCGGAGCCGTACTGACCCCCATCAAAACACCCTAATTGGAGGGTGGACGGCTCTGGTACGGTCGCGGTCATACGCGGATCGGACAACCACAACCCGCCCTGTTCCTTACTCAAGGCAGGAAGGGGGTATGTGGCTGTAAAATGGGGATCCATCGCGGTAGTGGCGTGTTACGCACCGCCTAGTTGGGGCCTCTCCCAATTTGAGCTGTATCTGGGGGAGTTAGAGCACTGCATACGCAGCATACTCCCccaggaggtggtggtggccgGTGACTTCAACGCCAGAGCGCAAGCCTGGGGAAACCGGCTCACCACCCCCAAGGGAGAGGTCCTACTGAATTGGATGGGGGCTTTCGGGCTATGCCTGCTAAACACCGGCAACGAGCCTACGTGCGACCGGCTGCTGCGGGGGGCGTCCATAGTGGATCTCACTATGATAACTCCCTCCGCGGCACGCCTAAATTGGTCGTGGGGAGTGGTCGACCAAGAGACTCTATCGGACCACCGATACATCGAGTTCGGTTGTACCACCCTCCAGCCCGGGAGCCCGACCGGCGGTGCGCCACCGCCGCGATGGAATCTAAAAAAGttagacccggataggttAATGGCGGCCGTCCAGGCCATCCTCTGGCAACACCATCCGCCAGAGAAGGGAGTGGGGAGCCTGGTGGAGGATGTCGCGCGCCTGGTAGACTCGATCACACAGGCGTGCGACTTCTCCATGCCCAAAAGCAGGCCCCACTCGCGCCGGGCTGCGTACTGGTGGACGGAGGAGATCGCGTCTCTTCGACGCTCCTCAGTCGCAGCCAGAAGGGCCCTTAAACGCGCCCAGCGCCGTGGTGACGAGGCCTGGAAAGCCGAGGCACTCGGCGACCACCGGTCCGCTCGAGTGGCGCTGAGTGTCGCCATCtgctcctccagggcgagatCTTGGGACGAACTGATCGCGTCCCTAGACGCCGACCCGTGGGGGCGCCCGTACAAGTAAGTGACAGATAAACTACGTCACTGGGCGCCCCCCGTGACGGAAACCCTCCCTTCGGGATCCCTGGACCGAATTGTCGGGACCTTGTTCCCGCCGAAACCCGATCCCCGAGGTCTCAATTGGGGCAGCGCGAACACCGGCGCTGCCGAGGCCTGGTCCAGGGATCTCGAAATCACCGAGGAGGAGTTGAGGGATGCCGTCCGGGGGGTCAAGAACAACAAAGCCCCTGGCCCGGACGGCATCCCAGGGCGCGTTTGGAAGCTCGTCCTGGAGGAGccaaacctatccgggtggctAAGAGGCATCTTTAATAGATGCCTCGCGGAAGAGGAATTCCCCCCAATGTGGGGAAGAGCCAAGTTGGTTCTTCTCCACAAGGGTGGTAAGAAGGAAAGTGACCCGTCATCGTACCGGCCGATttgcctgctggacgaggtcggtaaaatatacaaaaggaTTCTCGTTCGCCGACTCGTCCAGCATCTGGCGCGCGATGAGGTCCCTTCCCTTCACGAGGAACAATACGGCTTCCGTGAGAGCAAGTCCACGGTGGACGCCGTACTGCGCGTCAGGGCCCTCACGGAGTCAGCTGTGGAACGCGGGAGGGTGGCGTTGGCCGTCGCTTTGGACGTGTCCAACGTTTTTAACACCCTCCCGTGGAAGGCAATCGGGGACGCGCTCAACACTCACCGCGTCCCCGACTACCTCGTGAAGGAAATTCGAGCCTACTTCGGTCACCGTAGGCTCGAATACAGGGACCAAGAAGGCCGGGGTCACACCCGTCGTGCGTACTGCGGGGTCCCACAGGGCTCGGTGTTGGGCCCGCTGCTGTGGAACCTCGGGTACGACGGGGTCCTCCATACCGCCCTCCCCCTCGACTGCC encodes:
- the LOC140675988 gene encoding uncharacterized protein, translating into MLYGAPVWAEDISDNQRTLGILHGVQRKMALRVIRAYRTVSFEAATSLAGIPPVELLARMYTDVYRRMRGLREAGRNIVCRARSAVGRQHHKKMLERWKQQLLSPSGRAAGRRVVEAIGPHLEA